In the Magnetospira sp. QH-2 genome, one interval contains:
- a CDS encoding FIST signal transduction protein yields the protein MGTHAGIGTSRHRYYKTAASEAVQQALTNASIDKPDVALVFASASHPQQDLIREIRSLLDQAPLIGCSGNGLIAPGMADEGNFFVGVMVITSDDLRFDVAQAQGLDRSAQGVGQTIGQLLKPCVAEDSLCLIALGDGLNFNFDRFQSGLAQHVSLPVFGGLAGDGWHMKGTTQYCNGEVFENGISCLLMSGQGRLATAVHHGCMPIGEERTITKAEGNVIHEIDGIPTVKVLEEYMNPEEMGDWGRAVVNLSLGFKAPDAMKDYDEYLVRFMPQRDPETGSVTVATETEPGTGVWMSRRDKNKIIDGVRQIATDVTNQLSGSKPKFVLHFDCAGRGKMILREQEKINVINDLQENVAPGSPWFGFYTHGEIAPVAGTTCFHNYSLVLLAVY from the coding sequence ATGGGCACGCATGCAGGCATCGGTACCAGCCGACACCGCTATTACAAAACGGCCGCTTCGGAAGCCGTTCAACAAGCACTGACAAATGCCAGCATCGACAAGCCCGATGTTGCCCTGGTCTTCGCTTCCGCTTCCCATCCACAGCAGGATCTCATCCGGGAAATCCGCTCTTTGCTTGATCAGGCACCGCTGATCGGCTGTTCCGGCAATGGCCTGATCGCGCCGGGCATGGCGGATGAGGGAAACTTCTTTGTCGGCGTGATGGTTATCACCTCTGACGACCTGCGCTTTGACGTCGCCCAGGCCCAGGGTCTTGACCGAAGCGCCCAAGGGGTCGGACAGACCATTGGTCAGTTGCTCAAGCCTTGCGTGGCCGAGGACTCCTTGTGCCTGATTGCCCTGGGCGATGGGCTGAATTTCAACTTTGATCGCTTCCAGTCCGGTTTGGCGCAGCATGTTTCGTTACCGGTTTTCGGCGGACTGGCCGGCGATGGCTGGCACATGAAGGGCACCACCCAATACTGCAACGGCGAAGTGTTCGAGAACGGCATAAGCTGCCTGCTCATGTCCGGCCAGGGCCGATTGGCGACGGCGGTGCACCATGGCTGCATGCCCATCGGCGAGGAACGCACCATCACCAAGGCCGAGGGTAACGTGATCCATGAGATTGACGGCATACCGACGGTCAAGGTTTTGGAAGAGTATATGAACCCGGAGGAAATGGGTGATTGGGGACGGGCCGTGGTCAACCTCAGCCTGGGATTCAAGGCGCCGGACGCCATGAAGGACTATGACGAGTACCTGGTGCGCTTCATGCCCCAAAGGGATCCCGAGACCGGATCGGTAACCGTCGCCACGGAAACCGAGCCGGGAACCGGCGTCTGGATGAGCCGCCGGGACAAGAATAAGATCATCGACGGCGTGCGCCAGATCGCCACCGATGTGACCAACCAACTGTCCGGCAGCAAACCTAAATTCGTGCTGCACTTCGATTGCGCCGGTCGCGGCAAGATGATTCTGCGGGAACAGGAAAAGATCAACGTGATCAACGATCTGCAAGAAAATGTGGCCCCCGGTTCCCCCTGGTTCGGGTTCTATACCCACGGCGAGATTGCCCCGGTGGCCGGGACGACCTGCTTCCATAATTACTCC
- the grxD gene encoding Grx4 family monothiol glutaredoxin, protein MTDDKPVFKQIRQDLEENDVVLYMKGTPMFPQCGFSAAVVQVLSETGVKFKGINVLEDPRLREGIKEFASWPTIPQLYVKGEFVGGCDIVREMHANGELKTMMNDKEVAPA, encoded by the coding sequence ATGACCGACGACAAACCCGTATTCAAGCAAATCCGCCAGGATTTGGAGGAAAACGACGTGGTGCTCTACATGAAGGGTACGCCCATGTTCCCGCAATGCGGCTTTTCCGCCGCCGTGGTTCAGGTGCTCAGCGAAACCGGCGTCAAATTCAAGGGCATCAATGTCCTCGAAGACCCGCGCCTGCGCGAAGGCATCAAGGAATTCGCCAGCTGGCCGACCATTCCGCAGCTCTACGTCAAGGGTGAGTTCGTCGGCGGCTGCGATATCGTTCGCGAGATGCATGCCAATGGCGAACTGAAGACCATGATGAACGACAAGGAAGTTGCCCCGGCCTGA
- a CDS encoding FecR domain-containing protein has protein sequence MKSVLNRWPLGAVALALCVLVSGPAWTADNIGVAATVINKVEGVLDGNQRPIALDDSVFMSEVIRTGDASGSQMRFIDDTHLHVGEKAEIALDTMVFDPADNTTQKMVVNMTLGMFRFISGKLDKQNYELRTPTVSLGIRGTTLVIRVAEDGSTEIEVEEGEATVTPPVGPPVTLGKGLFTHVAPAASAQAPGAPSSGFMIAKARFNALMAAAGTSAPSTRTQLASQASSSYESYEEGCE, from the coding sequence ATGAAATCTGTATTGAATCGATGGCCCTTGGGGGCTGTCGCGCTGGCGCTGTGCGTCCTGGTCTCGGGCCCGGCCTGGACCGCTGACAATATTGGCGTCGCCGCTACGGTCATCAATAAAGTCGAAGGTGTGCTGGACGGCAACCAGCGGCCCATCGCCTTGGACGATTCCGTCTTTATGAGCGAGGTGATCCGCACTGGCGACGCCAGCGGCTCGCAGATGCGGTTCATCGACGACACCCACCTGCATGTGGGCGAAAAGGCGGAAATCGCTTTGGACACCATGGTCTTCGACCCGGCGGACAACACCACGCAGAAGATGGTGGTGAATATGACCCTGGGCATGTTCCGCTTTATCAGCGGCAAACTGGACAAGCAGAACTACGAACTGCGTACGCCGACCGTTTCCCTGGGCATCCGGGGCACGACGCTGGTGATCCGGGTGGCCGAGGACGGTTCCACCGAGATCGAGGTGGAAGAGGGCGAAGCCACGGTCACCCCGCCGGTGGGCCCGCCCGTGACCCTGGGCAAAGGCCTGTTTACCCATGTCGCTCCGGCGGCATCGGCCCAAGCGCCCGGAGCGCCGTCCAGCGGGTTCATGATCGCCAAGGCCCGTTTCAATGCTTTGATGGCAGCGGCGGGAACGTCGGCCCCTTCGACCCGCACCCAATTGGCATCCCAGGCCTCGTCCAGCTATGAATCCTATGAGGAGGGCTGCGAATGA
- a CDS encoding BolA family protein encodes MAMELPVLKQMIEEALPGSDVTVEDLVGDNNHLSAKVVSEAFRGKSRVQQHQMVYAALKGKMDGMDGELHALQLQTSVPD; translated from the coding sequence ATGGCCATGGAACTACCCGTCCTCAAGCAAATGATCGAGGAAGCCCTGCCCGGTTCGGATGTGACCGTCGAGGATCTGGTCGGCGACAACAACCACCTGTCGGCGAAAGTCGTGTCCGAAGCCTTTCGCGGGAAGTCGCGGGTACAGCAACACCAAATGGTCTATGCCGCTCTGAAAGGCAAGATGGACGGCATGGATGGCGAACTCCATGCCCTGCAACTGCAGACATCGGTACCCGACTAA
- the purL gene encoding phosphoribosylformylglycinamidine synthase subunit PurL yields MTAITPELIAEHGLTAEEYDKILEIMGREPNHTELGVFSVMWSEHCSYKSSKLWLKTLPTESTEDPDRVICGPGENAGIVDIGDGQAVIFKMESHNHPSYIEPYQGAATGVGGILRDVFTMGARPIANLNALRFGEPDHPKTRHLVSGVVAGIGGYGNCIGVPTVGGECEFHPSYNGNILVNAFTAGLVDTDKIFYSAAAGIGNPVVYVGSKTGRDGIHGATMASTEFNADSEEKRPTVQVGDPFTEKLLVEACLELMQTDAIVAIQDMGAAGLTSSSFEMASKGGVGIHMDLDQVPQREEGMTPYEMLLSESQERMLMVLKPGKEDIARAIFEKWELDFAIVGTITDTGRMVIHHKGEVVADLPIDPLALASPEYDRPWVENESRPVLDALDVTMVDPIEALTKIMGCPDQASKRWIWEQYDHMVMGDTVARPGGDSAVVRIHGTQKGLALTSDVAPRYCLAHPYEGGKQAVAEAWRNLTAVGAKPLAVTDNLNFGNPEKPEIMGQVVGCIRGMGEACSALDFPVVSGNVSLYNETQGEPILPTPTIGAVGLIEKLGIRVDAAFHDDDQTLILVGETRGHLGASLYLREIAGREEGAPPPVDLARERAHGDFIRELIGCGLISGCHDLSDGGLAVAAAEMALAGNVGCTLESPPGAAALHAWFFGEDQARYLIATDDKDEVMTRAFQANVPVRTIGKTGGDALEIAGSGTISLEELRRLHEDWMPSYMAGE; encoded by the coding sequence GTGACCGCCATTACTCCCGAACTCATCGCCGAACACGGACTCACCGCCGAGGAGTACGACAAGATCCTCGAAATCATGGGCCGCGAGCCGAATCATACAGAGCTGGGCGTGTTCTCAGTCATGTGGTCGGAGCATTGCTCCTACAAGTCTTCCAAGCTGTGGCTGAAGACCCTACCCACGGAATCCACCGAGGACCCGGACCGGGTGATCTGCGGGCCCGGAGAAAACGCCGGCATCGTCGACATAGGCGATGGTCAGGCGGTGATCTTCAAGATGGAAAGCCACAACCACCCCTCCTACATCGAGCCCTATCAGGGCGCGGCCACCGGGGTCGGCGGCATTCTGCGCGACGTATTCACCATGGGTGCGCGGCCCATCGCCAACCTCAATGCCCTGCGCTTCGGCGAGCCGGACCACCCCAAGACCCGGCATCTGGTCTCCGGCGTGGTGGCGGGCATTGGCGGCTACGGCAACTGCATCGGCGTGCCCACGGTGGGCGGCGAATGCGAATTCCATCCCAGCTACAACGGCAATATCCTGGTCAATGCCTTCACCGCCGGGCTGGTGGACACGGACAAGATCTTCTATTCCGCCGCCGCGGGCATTGGCAATCCGGTGGTCTATGTGGGCTCAAAGACCGGTCGCGACGGCATCCACGGCGCCACCATGGCCTCCACCGAATTCAACGCCGATTCCGAGGAAAAGCGTCCGACCGTACAGGTGGGCGACCCCTTCACCGAAAAGCTGCTGGTCGAGGCCTGCCTGGAACTGATGCAGACCGACGCCATCGTCGCCATTCAGGACATGGGCGCCGCCGGACTGACCTCTTCGTCTTTCGAGATGGCCTCCAAAGGTGGTGTCGGCATCCATATGGATCTGGATCAGGTGCCGCAGCGCGAAGAGGGCATGACCCCCTACGAGATGCTGTTGTCGGAAAGCCAGGAACGCATGCTGATGGTGCTCAAGCCGGGCAAGGAAGACATCGCCCGGGCGATCTTCGAAAAGTGGGAACTGGATTTCGCCATCGTCGGCACCATCACCGATACCGGTCGCATGGTCATTCATCACAAGGGCGAGGTGGTCGCCGACCTGCCCATCGATCCGCTGGCCCTGGCCTCGCCGGAATATGACCGGCCCTGGGTGGAAAACGAGTCCCGTCCGGTGCTGGACGCCCTGGATGTGACCATGGTCGATCCCATCGAGGCGCTGACCAAGATCATGGGCTGCCCGGATCAGGCCTCCAAGCGCTGGATCTGGGAACAGTACGATCACATGGTCATGGGCGACACGGTGGCCCGTCCCGGTGGGGACTCCGCCGTGGTCCGCATCCATGGCACGCAAAAGGGTCTGGCCCTGACCAGCGACGTCGCCCCGCGATACTGCCTCGCCCATCCCTACGAGGGCGGCAAGCAGGCCGTTGCCGAGGCCTGGCGCAACCTGACCGCTGTCGGCGCCAAACCCCTGGCGGTCACCGACAACCTCAACTTCGGCAATCCGGAAAAGCCCGAGATCATGGGTCAGGTGGTGGGCTGCATCCGGGGCATGGGCGAAGCCTGCTCGGCCTTGGACTTTCCGGTCGTCTCGGGCAATGTGTCGCTCTACAACGAGACCCAGGGCGAGCCGATCCTGCCCACCCCGACCATCGGCGCGGTGGGGCTGATCGAAAAGCTCGGTATCCGGGTCGACGCCGCCTTCCACGATGACGACCAGACCCTGATCCTGGTGGGCGAAACCCGGGGCCACCTGGGCGCGTCTTTGTACCTGCGCGAGATCGCCGGGCGCGAGGAAGGGGCGCCGCCGCCGGTGGACTTGGCCCGCGAGCGGGCCCATGGGGATTTCATCCGTGAATTGATCGGTTGCGGCCTGATCAGCGGCTGTCACGATCTGTCCGACGGCGGCCTGGCCGTGGCTGCGGCGGAAATGGCCCTGGCCGGAAACGTCGGCTGCACTCTGGAAAGCCCGCCGGGTGCCGCTGCGCTGCACGCCTGGTTTTTCGGCGAGGATCAGGCCCGCTATCTGATCGCCACCGACGATAAGGACGAAGTCATGACCCGCGCCTTCCAGGCCAATGTGCCCGTGCGCACCATTGGCAAAACAGGCGGTGACGCCCTTGAGATCGCCGGCAGTGGCACCATATCGCTGGAAGAGCTCCGCCGTCTGCATGAGGATTGGATGCCTTCCTATATGGCGGGGGAGTAG
- a CDS encoding DNA-3-methyladenine glycosylase I has translation MRTFEEIYAITAERKGDVEAILSTMDAPKSKADLAAIADDRWLACMTRCIFQAGFSWKVVENMWPGFEEAFEGFDVDRCLMFGGDDLDRLVSDKRIVRNGQKISAVLRNAAFISDLSDQHGGAGRFFAEWPTEKYADLLLLMKKQGARLGGNTGQYFLRFMGVDSFILSRDVTARLIAEGVVDRTPASQRDMAAVQEAFNQWCAQSGRSLTQVSRILAMSI, from the coding sequence ATGAGAACCTTTGAAGAGATTTATGCCATTACCGCCGAACGGAAAGGCGATGTGGAGGCGATCCTCTCTACAATGGATGCGCCCAAATCTAAGGCGGATCTCGCGGCCATTGCCGATGACCGTTGGCTGGCCTGCATGACACGATGCATCTTTCAGGCGGGCTTCAGCTGGAAAGTGGTGGAAAACATGTGGCCCGGGTTCGAAGAGGCCTTCGAGGGCTTTGACGTGGACCGATGCCTGATGTTCGGTGGTGACGATCTGGACCGTCTCGTCTCCGATAAACGCATCGTTCGGAACGGTCAGAAGATCAGCGCGGTTCTGCGCAACGCGGCCTTTATCAGTGACCTATCGGACCAACACGGAGGCGCCGGGCGATTTTTTGCTGAATGGCCCACCGAAAAGTATGCCGATCTACTGCTGCTGATGAAGAAACAAGGGGCCCGCCTTGGCGGGAATACCGGTCAGTATTTCCTGCGGTTCATGGGGGTCGATAGCTTCATTCTTTCCCGCGACGTGACCGCTCGCCTGATCGCCGAAGGCGTGGTGGACAGGACGCCCGCGTCACAAAGAGACATGGCGGCCGTTCAGGAAGCTTTCAATCAGTGGTGCGCGCAATCGGGACGCAGCCTCACCCAGGTCAGTCGGATTTTGGCAATGAGTATTTAA
- a CDS encoding nucleotide sugar dehydrogenase, with protein MAHQRSISVIGLGYVGLPVAVAFGKKGVPVVAFDVNEARVAELRDGHDSTGEVEDGDLRAANMVISSDPEELRQADFHIVAVPTPITADKRPDLSPLIGATRTLGKQLKKGDVVVYESTVYPGATEESCVPVLEAESGLTNGTDFTVGYSPERINPGDKEHRFENIVKVVSGQDAATLDLVADVYGSVVEAGVHRTGSIKAAEAAKVIENTQRDLNIALMNELALIFNRLGIDTREVLEAAGTKWNFLRFTPGLVGGHCIGVDPYYLTYRAEATGYIPEVILAGRRINDGMGAWVADMTIKRLLRAGVGAEAMITVLGITFKEDVPDIRNTRVVDIVRELEAVGFTVQIADPHAEAAEVAQEYGMRLTNEADLKPADAVILAVAHEDFISRGWGLMTGLLKNGKGLAVDVRAALDREACPDGVDLWRV; from the coding sequence GTGGCCCACCAAAGAAGCATTTCGGTTATCGGCCTGGGCTATGTGGGGCTGCCGGTGGCAGTGGCTTTTGGCAAAAAAGGCGTGCCGGTGGTGGCCTTCGATGTCAACGAGGCCCGGGTGGCGGAGCTGCGCGACGGCCATGATTCCACGGGTGAAGTGGAGGACGGCGACCTGAGGGCCGCCAACATGGTGATCAGCAGCGATCCGGAAGAACTGCGGCAGGCCGATTTCCATATTGTCGCCGTACCCACCCCCATTACCGCCGACAAGCGCCCGGATCTATCGCCTTTGATTGGGGCGACCCGCACCCTGGGCAAGCAGCTCAAAAAAGGCGATGTGGTGGTCTATGAATCGACCGTTTATCCCGGGGCAACCGAGGAATCCTGCGTGCCGGTGCTGGAGGCCGAATCAGGCCTGACCAATGGAACGGATTTTACCGTCGGCTATTCGCCGGAGCGCATCAACCCAGGCGACAAGGAGCATCGCTTTGAGAATATCGTCAAGGTGGTCTCCGGGCAGGATGCCGCGACCCTGGACCTAGTGGCCGACGTCTATGGCAGCGTGGTCGAGGCCGGAGTGCATCGTACCGGCAGCATCAAGGCAGCGGAAGCGGCCAAGGTGATCGAGAATACCCAGCGGGATCTCAATATCGCTTTGATGAATGAACTGGCGTTGATCTTCAACCGCCTGGGTATCGATACCCGGGAAGTGCTGGAAGCCGCCGGGACCAAGTGGAATTTCCTGCGCTTTACTCCAGGACTGGTCGGCGGCCATTGCATCGGCGTCGATCCCTACTACCTGACCTATCGGGCCGAGGCCACGGGCTATATCCCCGAAGTGATTCTGGCTGGTCGACGAATCAATGACGGCATGGGCGCCTGGGTGGCCGATATGACCATCAAGCGGCTGCTGCGCGCCGGTGTGGGGGCCGAGGCGATGATTACCGTGCTGGGCATAACCTTCAAGGAAGATGTTCCCGACATCCGCAATACCCGGGTGGTGGATATCGTTCGGGAATTAGAAGCCGTGGGCTTCACGGTGCAGATCGCCGATCCCCATGCAGAGGCAGCCGAAGTGGCTCAGGAATATGGCATGCGCCTGACCAACGAAGCGGATCTGAAGCCTGCAGACGCCGTGATCCTGGCCGTTGCCCACGAAGATTTCATCAGCCGTGGCTGGGGCCTGATGACCGGGTTGCTCAAGAATGGCAAGGGTTTGGCGGTGGATGTGCGGGCGGCGCTGGACCGCGAAGCCTGTCCCGACGGCGTGGACCTCTGGCGCGTTTAA
- a CDS encoding NAD-dependent epimerase, producing MKVLITGTAGFIGNQIALRLLERGDSVVGIDNLNDYYDVNLKLAREARIKDHPNCTLVRMGIEERDALAALFEKERPDRVINLAAQAGVRYSIDNPSAYVDTNIVGFANLLEGCRAVEVEHFVYASSSSVYGTNTRMPFNVGDRVDHPISLYAASKKANEVMAHTYSHLFRIPSTGLRFFTVYGPWGRPDMALFNFTQAIVEGRPINVFNHGDMMRDFTYVDDIVDGVIRVLDRIPEADPNAGGDEPDPSRSVTAPFRIYNIGNNKPVQLMRYIELLEENLGKVAEKNMLPMQPGDVSATWADVSSLTEDTGYQPSTSVEEGVANFVAWFKDYYGMA from the coding sequence ATGAAGGTTCTCATCACCGGTACCGCCGGGTTCATCGGCAACCAGATCGCATTGCGACTGCTCGAACGCGGCGATTCCGTGGTCGGGATCGATAACCTCAACGACTATTACGACGTGAATCTGAAATTGGCCCGCGAGGCTCGGATCAAGGATCATCCCAATTGCACCCTGGTCCGCATGGGGATCGAGGAACGCGATGCACTGGCTGCCCTATTCGAAAAAGAGCGGCCGGACCGGGTGATCAATCTGGCGGCCCAGGCCGGAGTGCGCTACAGCATCGACAATCCCTCGGCCTATGTGGATACCAACATTGTCGGTTTCGCCAACCTGCTGGAAGGGTGCCGCGCGGTGGAGGTAGAGCATTTCGTCTATGCCTCGTCGAGCTCTGTGTATGGCACCAATACCCGCATGCCCTTCAATGTCGGTGATCGAGTGGATCATCCCATCAGCCTTTACGCGGCGAGTAAAAAAGCCAACGAGGTGATGGCCCATACCTATAGCCATTTGTTCCGTATTCCCTCCACCGGCCTGAGGTTCTTTACCGTCTACGGCCCCTGGGGACGGCCCGACATGGCCCTGTTCAATTTCACGCAGGCCATTGTCGAAGGGCGTCCCATCAACGTGTTCAATCACGGCGACATGATGCGCGATTTCACCTATGTCGATGACATTGTGGATGGGGTGATCCGGGTGCTCGACCGCATTCCCGAGGCCGATCCGAATGCCGGAGGCGACGAGCCCGATCCGTCGCGCAGCGTCACCGCGCCCTTCCGGATCTACAACATTGGCAACAATAAGCCGGTGCAGTTGATGCGCTATATCGAGTTGCTGGAAGAGAATCTGGGTAAGGTGGCGGAAAAGAACATGCTGCCCATGCAGCCCGGCGATGTTTCGGCCACCTGGGCCGATGTGTCCAGCCTGACCGAGGATACGGGCTATCAACCCTCCACATCGGTGGAAGAGGGCGTGGCCAACTTCGTTGCTTGGTTCAAAGACTATTACGGGATGGCATAA
- the prsR gene encoding PEP-CTERM-box response regulator transcription factor, producing MARKSKALVVEDDDGLRSQMRWALADDDVFEIMVAGNRKDAMTTMRKEEPTIVVLDLGLPPDPNGASEGLATLEEILTFRPLTKVIIASGNEDRNNALKAVSLGAYDFYPKPVDIDELRLIMRRALRLYELEEENQRYANERKETPLGGIIAGSPEMLSACRMIERLAPSDVSVLVMGESGTGKDLMAHALHEMSPRAKGPYVAINCAAIPEHLLESELFGYEKGAFTGAHKQTIGKVEQANKGTLFLDEIGDMPLNLQSKMLRFLQNRVIDRIGGRSEIKVDVRVVSATNQPMEEMIADGRFREDLYYRLDEVNVRIPALRERSGDKEVLAKFFLDKFARDLDRPVKGFTSGALAAISSYEWPGNVRELENRIKRAVVLADGKLLSEEDLNLEAGEVSQGFPTLKDVREKAEYNLVMQALELNDNNVSAAAKLLGVSRPTLYGLMKTLNIRT from the coding sequence ATGGCACGCAAAAGCAAAGCACTCGTCGTCGAGGATGACGACGGTCTGCGCAGCCAAATGCGCTGGGCTCTGGCGGATGACGACGTTTTTGAGATCATGGTTGCCGGGAACCGCAAGGATGCCATGACCACCATGCGCAAGGAAGAGCCGACCATCGTCGTGCTGGACCTTGGCCTGCCGCCCGATCCCAATGGTGCCAGTGAAGGCTTGGCGACCCTGGAAGAAATCCTCACCTTTCGTCCCTTGACCAAGGTGATCATCGCCAGCGGCAACGAGGACCGGAACAACGCCCTGAAGGCCGTCAGCCTGGGTGCCTATGATTTTTATCCGAAACCGGTGGATATCGATGAATTGCGTTTGATAATGCGGCGGGCTCTGCGCCTGTATGAGTTGGAAGAGGAAAATCAACGCTACGCCAACGAACGCAAAGAGACCCCTCTTGGGGGCATCATTGCCGGTAGCCCGGAAATGCTCAGCGCCTGCCGCATGATCGAACGGCTCGCGCCATCGGATGTTTCTGTGCTGGTGATGGGCGAGAGTGGTACCGGCAAGGACCTGATGGCCCATGCCCTGCACGAAATGAGCCCGCGCGCCAAGGGGCCCTATGTGGCCATCAACTGCGCGGCCATCCCCGAACACCTGCTGGAAAGCGAGCTGTTCGGCTATGAAAAAGGCGCGTTTACCGGCGCCCATAAACAGACCATCGGCAAGGTAGAACAGGCGAACAAGGGCACGTTGTTCCTGGACGAAATCGGCGATATGCCGCTGAATCTGCAATCAAAAATGCTCAGATTCCTGCAAAACCGAGTGATCGATCGCATTGGCGGACGGTCGGAGATCAAGGTGGACGTGCGGGTGGTCTCGGCCACGAACCAGCCCATGGAGGAGATGATCGCCGACGGTCGTTTCCGCGAGGATCTCTATTATCGACTGGACGAAGTCAACGTGCGCATTCCGGCCTTGCGCGAACGCAGTGGTGACAAGGAAGTGCTGGCCAAGTTCTTCCTCGACAAGTTCGCCCGGGATTTGGACCGACCGGTCAAAGGATTCACCAGTGGCGCTCTGGCCGCCATCAGTTCGTATGAATGGCCCGGCAATGTGCGCGAACTGGAAAATCGCATCAAACGCGCCGTTGTGCTTGCCGATGGCAAACTGCTCAGTGAGGAGGACCTGAACCTGGAAGCAGGCGAGGTCAGCCAAGGATTTCCCACCCTCAAGGACGTCCGGGAAAAGGCCGAATACAATCTGGTCATGCAGGCTCTGGAGCTCAACGACAATAACGTCTCTGCCGCCGCCAAACTGCTCGGCGTCAGCCGTCCGACACTCTATGGCCTGATGAAGACGCTGAATATCCGCACCTGA